A segment of the Jatrophihabitans endophyticus genome:
TCATGACGCAGGACGTCCCCGATGTGGTGGACGCGGATGGTGTTCGTGGCACCGGGCGTCGACGGCGGCGTCCCCGCCACGACGATGACGAGATCGTGCGGATGGCACACGCCGCGGCTGACGAGAGCGGAGTCGACCTGGCGGACCATGTCGTCGGTGGTGTTGACCGTCCACACCAGGTGGGCCTCGGCGCCCCAGAGCAGCGCCATCTGCCGCTGCACGGTCTCGAGCGGCGTGAACACGAGCAGCCGCTGCGACGGCTGCAGCCGCGAGAGGCGGCGGGCGGTGTCGCCGGTCTGCGTGAACGCCACCAGCGCCACCGCGCCGAGCGAGTCGCCGATGTCCTTGGCCGCCTTCACGATCGCACCGCCGGACGTGCGCGGGATGTGCTGCAGCCCGCCGGCCCGCGGGCCGGACGCCTCGACCGAGCGGATGATGCGGCTCATCGTCGCGACCGCCTGCACCGGGTACTTGCCGACGCTGGTCTCGCCCGAGAGCATCACGGCGTCGGCGCCGTCGATCACCGCGTTGGCGACGTCGGAGGCCTCGGCGCGGGTCGGGCGCGAGTGCGTGATCATCGACTCGAGCATCTGCGTCGCGACGATGACCGGCTTGGCGTTGTCGCGGCAGATCTGCACCGCCCGCTTCTGCACCACCGGCACCTGCTCCAGGGGCATCTCGACGCCGAGGTCGCCGCGGGCGACCATCATGCCGTCGAAGGCGAGGACGACCTCCTCGAGCCGGTCGACGGCCTCGGGCTTCTCCAGCTTCGCGATCACCGGCACCCGGACGCCGACCTCGTCCA
Coding sequences within it:
- the pyk gene encoding pyruvate kinase, with the protein product MIRHAKIVCTLGPSTDTPERARALVEAGMDVARLNFSHGVHADHGRRFHEVREAARAAGRNVAVLADLQGPKIRLGRFADGPVTWATGERIRVTVEDCVGTHDRVSTTYKNLAADVRPGDRLLVDDGNVALIAVDVEDGTDVVCDVAEGGVVSDSKGLSLPGVDVSVPAMSDKDAEDLEFALRLGVDFVALSFVRNPEDVKLVHKVMDEVGVRVPVIAKLEKPEAVDRLEEVVLAFDGMMVARGDLGVEMPLEQVPVVQKRAVQICRDNAKPVIVATQMLESMITHSRPTRAEASDVANAVIDGADAVMLSGETSVGKYPVQAVATMSRIIRSVEASGPRAGGLQHIPRTSGGAIVKAAKDIGDSLGAVALVAFTQTGDTARRLSRLQPSQRLLVFTPLETVQRQMALLWGAEAHLVWTVNTTDDMVRQVDSALVSRGVCHPHDLVIVVAGTPPSTPGATNTIRVHHIGDVLRHD